A single genomic interval of Zingiber officinale cultivar Zhangliang chromosome 4A, Zo_v1.1, whole genome shotgun sequence harbors:
- the LOC121971205 gene encoding wings apart-like protein 2 has product MIVRTYGRRSARCGGGGGGRSSSDPVLLDTPESEGDYDSSAGDLVFELPHFSQDSSSQGRHAAPFSSQDSSSPWSLDPLDVPDDFPGLPPSLLFPPPRGSEDPVLERATEARDPEDLVTTTTLMEAQEFGEMMEHMDEVNFALDGLRPWQPVRVRRASLLSLLSVCSTLQKRRLLRVRGITARIVEAILDVSLDDSPSTTAIAAIFFVLASDVQDNHLLDTPSCIAFLLKLLNPSSLSTSSDKAPTFGSKILGKRKPLTEVSASYKALDSTAKTIISKVSEILLTYKEIKSDNKNGEGIERPELSPKWIALLTMEKACLSTVSFEDATDVVKMPGGVFKEKLRELGGLNAIFDVLSSCHSTLLTCHSSSSFADLKEELVCQNLLLILKCLKIMENATFLSKQNQNHLLGLKEKLNSSGSQQSFVAVIISAIKFFSDLSLHQSNFSNSENEKLVFDDQTFQMKPKLRDGSDEPSSSHFSGCSRIGSDSEVKVIKLGLKRQKSSNFHSEVSLSGSGKAIDFSASLSCVKINRSTGDSYENDIALKTKINCSASRMISNSTSSQWISIKTNGASMNSDSSSKRPHLQKDAKVNCEVDMDDPFAFDEGDLEPSKWELLAKSKGKIQDRRCDLATKEPMNGCELSVISTDDMLSQLTNEEAHQSNATSEINEDLSLVDDCLLTSVKVLMNLTNENPLGCQQIAACGGLHTMVSIIVSHFPSFDCFFQMNGKLKQSTSTDLSCDCHLKNKHLNDHELELLVAVLGLLVNLVEKNNQNRLNLAEAHVSAKRPGKSEELEAQRDVIQLLCAIFLAHQGNKEAKDETTFVCDEESLLKGAKEAEMMIIEAYAALLLGFLSVESSKVRKAIADCLPNRNLQGLVPVLEKFVAFHLSLNMISRETHSAILKVIASCKAP; this is encoded by the exons ATGATAGTTCGAACCTACGGCCGGCGCTCCGCCcgctgcggcggcggcggcggaggtcgCTCTTCTTCCGACCCCGTCCTCCTCGACACCCCTGAATCTGAAGGTGACTACGATTCATCTGCCGGTGACCTCGTCTTCGAACTCCCGCACTTCTCCCAGGATAGCTCCTCCCAGGGCCGCCATGCCGCTCCCTTCTCCTCCCAAGATTCCTCATCCCCTTGGTCTCTCGACCCTCTTGACGTCCCAGACGACTTTCCTGGCCTCCCTCCGTCCCTTCTTTTTCCCCCACCCCGCGGATCGGAGGATCCCGTGTTGGAAAGGGCGACGGAAGCTAGGGATCCGGAGGACTTGGTCACTACGACAACGCTTATGGAGGCTCAGGAGTTCGGGGAGATGATGGAGCATATGGACGAGGTGAATTTCGCGCTGGATGGGTTGAGACCGTGGCAGCCAGTGAGGGTTCGGCGGGCGAGCTTGCTGTCGTTACTATCTGTGTGCAGCACGTTgcagaagaggaggcttcttcgtGTGAGGGG GATCACTGCAAGGATTGTTGAGGCTATTTTGGATGTTAGCTTAGATGATTCTCCAAGTACAACTGCGATTGCTGCTATCTTCTTTGTGTTGGCAAGTGAT GTTCAAGACAATCATTTGCTGGATACACCATCTTGCATTGCCTTTCTTCTTAAGTTATTGAATCCATCAAGTCTCAGTACCTCCAGTGACAAGGCTCCAACATTTGGATCTAAGATTCTTGGGAAACGGAAGCCTCTAACTGAAGTTAGTGCATCATATAAAGCATTGGATTCCACTGCAAAGACcattatttcaaaagtttcagaaattcttttaacttacaaAGAGATAAAATCCGACAACAAAAATGGTGAAGGAATAGAGAGGCCAGAGTTGAGTCCCAAATGGATAGCTTTATTGACTATGGAGAAAGCATGCTTATCAACTGTATCATTTGAAG ATGCAACTGATGTGGTCAAAATGCCTGGAGGAGTCTTCAAAGAAAAGTTGAGAGAGCTTGGCGGATTGAATGCAATCTTTGATGTTCTTTCTAGCTGCCACTCTACCTTGCTT ACATGCCACTCTTCGTCTTCATTTGCtgatttaaaagaagaattaGTGTGTCAAAATCTGCTACTGATCTTGAAATGTTTGAAGATCATGGAGAATGCCACATTTCTAAGTAAGCAAAACCAG AATCACTTACTTGgattgaaagaaaaattgaactcAAGTGGTTCACAACAGTCCTTTGTTGCAGTCATCATCAGCGCCATCAAATTTTTTTCAG ATTTATCCTTGCACCAGAGTAATTTCAGCAACTCGGAGAATGAAAAGTTAGTTTTTGATGATCAGACCTTTCAGATGAAACCAAAATTAAGAG ATGGCAGCGATGAACCTTCAAGTAGTCATTTTAGTGGATGTTCTCGTATCGGTAGTGATTCTGAAGTAAAGGTCATTAAGCTAGGTCTCAAACGGCAAAAGTCATCAAATTTCCATTCAGAAGTGTCTCTTTCTGGTTCAGGAAAAGCAATAGACTTCTCAGCCTCTCTTTCATGTGTTAAAATTAATAGATCAACTGGAGACAGCTATGAAAATGATATTGctttaaagacaaaaataaattGCAGTGCTTCAAGGATGATTTCTAATAGTACTTCCAGTCAATGGATCTCAATAAAAACTAATGGTGCCTCAATGAATTCTGATAGCTCATCTAAAAGACCTCATCTGCAGAAAGATGCCAAAGTTAATTGTGAAGTGGACATGGATGATCCGTTTGCATTTGATGAAGGTGATTTAGAACCTTCAAAGTGGGAATTGTTGGCAAAGAGTAAAGGTAAAATCCAGGATCGTAGATGTGATCTAGCAACAAAGGAACCAATGAATGGATGCGAGCTCTCAGTAATTTCAACAGATGATATGTTAAGTCAATTAACAAATGAAGAAGCTCACCAAAGTAATGCAACATCAGAAATTAATGAAGATTTAAGCCTTGTGGATGACTGCCTGCTTACATCTGTCAAG GTTCTTATGAACTTAACAAATGAAAACCCACTCGGGTGTCAACAAATTGCTGCATGTGGTGGACTCCATACAATGGTTTCTATTATAGTTAGTCATTTTCCATCATTTGACTGTTTCTTTCAAATGAATGGTAAGCTGAAACAGAGCACCTCTACCGATCTCAGTTGTGATTGTCATCTGAAAAACAAACATCTTAATGATCATGAGTTGGAGTTGCTGGTTGCGGTGTTGGGTTTGCTTGTGAACCTTGTTGAGAAGAATAATCAAAACAG ATTGAATTTAGCAGAAGCTCACGTTTCAGCAAAGCGTCCAGGGAAATCAGAAGAACTAGAGGCACAAAGGGATGTAATTCAATTGTTGTGTGCCATATTTTTGGCACATCAAGGAAATAAAGAAGCTAAAGATGAAACTACTTTTGTTTGT GATGAAGAGTCATTACTGAAAGGAGCAAAAGAGGCTGAAATGATGATAATTGAAGCTTACGCAGCATTATTGCTTGGTTTTTTGTCAGTGGAGAG TTCCAAAGTTCGCAAAGCTATTGCTGATTGCCTTCCAAACCGGAACTTGCAAGGACTAGTTCCCGTGTTAGAAAAATTTGTG GCATTTCATCTgtctttaaacatgatatcacgggAAACTCACTCCGCCATCCTCAAAGTGATCGCCTCTTGTAAAGCTCCGTAA
- the LOC121971203 gene encoding WD repeat-containing protein 44-like produces the protein MMRRNAVAEEVEEEGEEEFYESLDRILSSSGSSTSASDDDPSDDGCSSLQSLDVWTAEPAPVAERRRVLLLRLGLAGDSSLSRLPRPGTEPAPDIDASFPYAARSDASAEPSSVHTPEPLLRSSRHRHQRSVNLSLSRSRSSSSGVIEVSDGDGGSGSRLLEDCGAADCDDPRCLIKNLDNGREFVVKEFGEDGMGKEFREVGTGRQLTMREFEMCVGCSPIVQELMRRQNVEDAEAARRSGIGSSGSGSGLRTDGVSMGGTRSKKKGGWLRSIRTVAGAAITGGHHHQDRRSSDDKDTSSEKGGRRSSSATDDSQDGTQGLDIRVKVWQYGKSHKELTGLYMSQAIQAHNGSIWSIKFSLDGRYLASAGEDCVIHVWEVSDISTRSDLLKAAEENENFRPFAMTINNSPSDPRSVLASAEANPSDKKRRGKIPNGRKSNSSDSVMMPEHVFALSDNPVCSFRGHVDDVLDLSWSKSQYLLSSSMDKTVRLWDLPSNSCLKIFTHSDYVTCIQFNPIDDRYFISGSLDEKVRIWSIPDRQIVDWNDLHEMVTAACYTPDGQGALVGSHKGSCHLYDTSDNKLLQKSQLDLQNKRKRSRHKKITGFQFGPGSNSKMLVTSADSRVRVVDGSDLVHKFKGFRNRSSQISAYWTAGGKYAICASEDSHVYIWRYDEDSQANRTKTAPTVTQSYEHFHCQGVTMAIPWPNSGMGGMVRIPSNKQHFLSGESQANSPLKGEDNGTHPSPSPSPSPCSQNIDGLSPTFYERVSATWPEELMASKQSPSDPYISGCTPVQSSSTWGLVIVTASRCGEIRIFQNFGFQYQV, from the exons ATGATGAGACGTAACGCCGTCGCGGAggaagtggaggaagaaggagaagaagagttcTACGAGTCCTTGGACCGGATCCTGTCCTCCTCCGGCTCCTCCACCTCCGCGTCCGACGACGACCCAAGCGACGACGGCTGCTCTTCGCTGCAGTCGCTCGACGTGTGGACCGCCGAGCCCGCCCCGGTCGCCGAGCGCCGTCGCGTACTGCTACTGCGCCTCGGCCTCGCAGGCGACTCCAGCCTCTCCCGCCTGCCCCGGCCCGGCACCGAGCCGGCGCCTGATATAGATGCCTCCTTTCCCTACGCCGCCAGATCCGACGCCTCCGCGGAACCCTCGTCTGTGCATACCCCCGAGCCCCTTCTTCGATCTTCCCGGCACCGCCACCAGAGATCCGTCAATCTGTCGCTTTCGAGATCTCGATCCTCGTCCTCGGGGGTTATTGAGGTCTCCGACGGCGACGGAGGCAGCGGAAGCCGACTCCTGGAGGACTGCGGCGCCGCCGATTGCGACGACCCCAGGTGCTTGATCAAGAACCTCGACAACGGGAGGGAGTTCGTGGTGAAGGAATTCGGGGAGGATGGGATGGGGAAGGAGTTCAGAGAAGTGGGGACTGGGCGACAGCTCACGATGCGGGAATTCGAGATGTGCGTCGGCTGCTCGCCCATCGTTCAAGAACTGATGAGGCGTCAGAATGTGGAGGACGCAGAGGCCGCGCGGCGGAGCGGCATCGGCTCCAGTGGGTCTGGCAGCGGACTGCGAACGGATGGGGTTTCGATGGGAGGGACACGGTCGAAGAAGAAAGGAGGCTGGTTGAGGAGCATTAGGACTGTGGCAGGGGCTGCGATTACTGGAGGGCACCACCACCAGGACCGCCGGAGCAGTGACGACAAGGATACATCGTCAGAGAAGGGAGGGAGGAGGTCGAGCTCCGCCACAGATGATAGCCAGGATGGCACACAGGGCCTTGACATTCGGGTCAAGGTCTggcagtatggaaagtctcaCAAGGAGCTCACTGGCTTGTACATGAGCCAGGCAATTCAGGCACATAATGGTTCCATTTGGAGCATCAAGTTCAGTTTGGACGGCCGGTACTTGGCCAGTGCAGGAGAGGACTGTGTCATCCATGTGTGGGAAGTCTCTGATATCAGCACAAGGAGTGATTTGCTCAAGGCCGCGGAGGAAAATGAGAATTTCAGGCCATTTGCTATGACAATCAACAATTCTCCTTCAGATCCAAGATCAGTGTTGGCTAGTGCAGAAGCAAACCCCTCGgataagaagagaagaggaaagaTCCCTAATGGTCGGAAGTCTAACAGTTCAGACTCTGTTATGATGCCTGAGCATGTGTTTGCTTTGTCAGACAATCCTGTCTGTTCTTTCAGAGGGCATGTTGATGATGTTCTTGATCTCTCATGGTCAAAATCACAG TATCTTTTATCATCTTCCATGGACAAAACTGTTCGACTTTGGGACTTGCCCAGCAATTCCTGTTTAAAGATATTCACACACAGTGACTATG TGACTTGCATCCAATTCAATCCTATTGATGATAGGTATTTCATCAGTGGATCCCTAGATGAGAAAGTTCGCATATGGAGTATTCCTGATCGACAAATTGTTGATTGGAATGATTTGCATGAGATGGTCACTGCTGCTTGCTACACCCCTGATGGACAG GGTGCACTCGTCGGTTCACACAAGGGAAGTTGTCACTTGTATGACACATCAG ATAATAAGCTTCTTCAGAAAAGCCAGCTTGACTTACAAAACAAGAGAAAAAGGTCCAGGCACAAAAAAATTACTGGTTTCCAG TTTGGTCCTGGGAGTAACTCAAAGATGCTAGTCACTTCTGCAGATTCACGAGTACGGGTAGTTGATGGCAGTGACCTAGTTCACAAGTTTAAAG GTTTTCGCAATAGAAGCAGCCAAATCTCAGCATACTGGACTGCTGGTGGCAAGTATGCGATCTGTGCCAGTGAGGACTCTCATGTATACATATGGAGATATGATGAAGATTCTCAGGCTAACCGGACTAAAACTGCCCCGACTGTCACACAGTCTTATGAGCATTTCCATTGTCAAGGAGTGACCATGGCTATTCCTTGGCCAAACTCAGGAATGGGAGGGATGGTGAGGATTCCTTCAAACAAACAGCATTTTCTCAGTGGAGAATCTCAGGCAAATTCACCACTGAAAGGTGAAGACAATGGAACCCACCCAtcaccttctccttctccttctccttgttCCCAGAACATTGATGGTCTAAGCCCAACATTCTACGAGAGGGTTTCAGCCACTTGGCCCGAAGAGCTCATGGCCTCTAAACAGAGCCCTAGCGATCCATACATCAGTGGGTGCACGCCAGTGCAAAGTTCATCGACATGGGGATTGGTGATCGTCACTGCAAGTCGATGCGGTGAAAtcagaatttttcagaatttcgGCTTTCAGTATCAAGTATAA
- the LOC121971206 gene encoding WD repeat-containing protein 44-like isoform X2 yields the protein MMRRNAVAEEVEEEGEEEFYESLDRILSSSGSSTSASDDDPSDDGCSSLQSLDVWTAEPAPVAERRRVLLLRLGLAGDSSLSRLPRPGTEPAPDIDASFPYAARSDASAEPSSVHTPEPLLRSSRHRHQRSVNLSLSRSRSSSSGVIEVSDGDGGSGSRLLEDCGAADCDDPRCLIKNLDNGREFVVKEFGEDGMGKEFREVGTGRQLTMREFEMCVGCSPIVQELMRRQNVEDAEAARRSGIGSSGSGSGLRTDGVSMGGTRSKKKGGWLRSIRTVAGAAITGGHHHQDRRSSDDKDTSSEKGGRRSSSATDDSQDGTQGLDIRVKVWQYGKSHKELTGLYMSQAIQAHNGSIWSIKFSLDGRYLASAGEDCVIHVWEVSDISTRSDLLKAAEENENFRPFAMTINNSPSDPRSVLASAEANPSDKKRRGKIPNGRKSNSSDSVMMPEHVFALSDNPVCSFRGHVDDVLDLSWSKSQYLLSSSMDKTVRLWDLPSNSCLKIFTHSDYVTCIQFNPIDDRYFISGSLDEKVRIWSIPDRQIVDWNDLHEMVTAACYTPDGQGALVGSHKGSCHLYDTSDNKLLQKSQLDLQNKRKRSRHKKITGFQIHEYG from the exons ATGATGAGACGTAACGCCGTCGCGGAggaagtggaggaagaaggagaagaagagttcTACGAGTCCTTGGACCGGATCCTGTCCTCCTCCGGCTCCTCCACCTCCGCGTCCGACGACGACCCAAGCGACGACGGCTGCTCTTCGCTGCAGTCGCTCGACGTGTGGACCGCCGAGCCCGCCCCGGTCGCCGAGCGCCGTCGCGTACTGCTACTGCGCCTCGGCCTCGCAGGCGACTCCAGCCTCTCCCGCCTGCCCCGGCCCGGCACCGAGCCGGCGCCTGATATAGATGCCTCCTTTCCCTACGCCGCCAGATCCGACGCCTCCGCGGAACCCTCGTCTGTGCATACCCCCGAGCCCCTTCTTCGATCTTCCCGGCACCGCCACCAGAGATCCGTCAATCTGTCGCTTTCGAGATCTCGATCCTCGTCCTCGGGGGTTATTGAGGTCTCCGACGGCGACGGAGGCAGCGGAAGCCGACTCCTGGAGGACTGCGGCGCCGCCGATTGCGACGACCCCAGGTGCTTGATCAAGAACCTCGACAACGGGAGGGAGTTCGTGGTGAAGGAATTCGGGGAGGATGGGATGGGGAAGGAGTTCAGAGAAGTGGGGACTGGGCGACAGCTCACGATGCGGGAATTCGAGATGTGCGTCGGCTGCTCGCCCATCGTTCAAGAACTGATGAGGCGTCAGAATGTGGAGGACGCAGAGGCCGCGCGGCGGAGCGGCATCGGCTCCAGTGGGTCTGGCAGCGGACTGCGAACGGATGGGGTTTCGATGGGAGGGACACGGTCGAAGAAGAAAGGAGGCTGGTTGAGGAGCATTAGGACTGTGGCAGGGGCTGCGATTACTGGAGGGCACCACCACCAGGACCGCCGGAGCAGTGACGACAAGGATACATCGTCAGAGAAGGGAGGGAGGAGGTCGAGCTCCGCCACAGATGATAGCCAGGATGGCACACAGGGCCTTGACATTCGGGTCAAGGTCTggcagtatggaaagtctcaCAAGGAGCTCACTGGCTTGTACATGAGCCAGGCAATTCAGGCACATAATGGTTCCATTTGGAGCATCAAGTTCAGTTTGGACGGCCGGTACTTGGCCAGTGCAGGAGAGGACTGTGTCATCCATGTGTGGGAAGTCTCTGATATCAGCACAAGGAGTGATTTGCTCAAGGCCGCGGAGGAAAATGAGAATTTCAGGCCATTTGCTATGACAATCAACAATTCTCCTTCAGATCCAAGATCAGTGTTGGCTAGTGCAGAAGCAAACCCCTCGgataagaagagaagaggaaagaTCCCTAATGGTCGGAAGTCTAACAGTTCAGACTCTGTTATGATGCCTGAGCATGTGTTTGCTTTGTCAGACAATCCTGTCTGTTCTTTCAGAGGGCATGTTGATGATGTTCTTGATCTCTCATGGTCAAAATCACAG TATCTTTTATCATCTTCCATGGACAAAACTGTTCGACTTTGGGACTTGCCCAGCAATTCCTGTTTAAAGATATTCACACACAGTGACTATG TGACTTGCATCCAATTCAATCCTATTGATGATAGGTATTTCATCAGTGGATCCCTAGATGAGAAAGTTCGCATATGGAGTATTCCTGATCGACAAATTGTTGATTGGAATGATTTGCATGAGATGGTCACTGCTGCTTGCTACACCCCTGATGGACAG GGTGCACTCGTCGGTTCACACAAGGGAAGTTGTCACTTGTATGACACATCAG ATAATAAGCTTCTTCAGAAAAGCCAGCTTGACTTACAAAACAAGAGAAAAAGGTCCAGGCACAAAAAAATTACTGGTTTCCAG ATTCACGAGTACGGGTAG
- the LOC121971204 gene encoding zinc finger protein GIS2-like, which produces MSEGSRSPPRDRRIRTERTSYRDAPYKRDFPRASRYDLCKNCKRPGHYARECPNAAVCNNCGLPGHIASECTTKALCWNCKEPGHLASNCPNEGICHTCGKSGHLARDCSMPQLPPGDLRLCNNCYKQGHLAADCTNEKACNNCRKTGHLARDCPNEPVCNLCNVAGHVARQCPKSGTLGGFGGSFSGGGSLGGSFSGGGLGGGFRGGFRDVICRTCNQVGHMSRDCMGPLMICHNCGGRGHMAYECPSGRFMDRAFRRY; this is translated from the exons ATGAGCGAAGGCAGCCGTAGCCCACCTAGAGATCGCAGAATCCGCACAGAACGTACCTCATATCGTGATGCTCCATATAAAAGGGATTTCCCTCGTGCCTCAAG GTATGATTTGTGCAAGAACTGCAAGCGGCCAGGCCACTATGCTAGAGAATGTCCAAATGCAGCTGTCTGTAATAACTGTGGCCTACCAGG ACATATTGCGTCAGAATGCACAACAAAGGCATTGTGTTGGAATTGCAAAGAACCTGGACATTTAGCAAGCAATTGTCCCAACGAGGGCATCTGCCACACATGCGGCAAGTCTGGTCACTTGGCGAGGGATTGCTCCATGCCACAGCTGCCTCCTGGTGACCTGAGGCTCTGTAATAATTGCTACAAACAGGGACACCTCGCAGCAGACTGCACGAATGAGAAAGCATGCAACAATTGCAGGAAAACAGGGCACCTTGCTCGTGATTGCCCAAACGAACCAGTCTGCAATCTCTGCAATGTCGCAGGGCATGTGGCCAGGCAATGCCCAAAGTCAGGAACACTTGGTGGCTTCGGTGGCAGCTTCAGTGGCGGTGGTAGCTTGGGTGGCAGCTTCAGTGGTGGCGGCTTGGGTGGCGGTTTCCGTGGTGGATTCCGAGATGTCATCTGTCGGACCTGCAACCAGGTTGGCCACATGAGTCGAGACTGCATGGGTCCTCTGATGATCTGCCACAACTGCGGTGGGAGGGGGCACATGGCCTACGAGTGCCCGTCAGGAAGGTTCATGGACCGTGCTTTTCGAAGGTACTGA